tcCAAGGGTTGAAGAATTCCTCCAGGCCGTTGATGTTCAGCTTTAACTTGTTGACAGACCTGGCATCTAGAGATGTATTCTGCtacatccttcttcattccgCTCCACcagaaatttttctttaaatctcTGTACATTTTTGTACTGCCGGGGTGGaccgaaaattttgatttatgtgcttcagacattacTTCCTGTCGAAGATTATCGACGTTTGGTAcacacaatcgtcctttcatccataAAACTCATTTCTCGTCTATATAAAGATCTTGTGACTTCTTTTCTTTGACTTGTTCTTTAAGTTTTGTCAAAATAGGATCTTGATTCTGTCTTAACTTGATTGTTTCTTGAAAGCATGGTTGTGCAGAAAGTGAAGCTAGGATCACTTTACCCATGTTTTTCCTACTTAAAGCATCAGCTACCTTATTTGCCTTGCCCGGGTGATAGCTTATTGTTAAATCATAATCTTTTAACAATTCAATCCATCttctctgcctcatgttcaattatTTCTGTGTGAACAAATACTTGAGACTTTGATGATCTGTGAAGATCTCGCATTTGGCACCGTaaagataatgcctccaaatttttaaggcaaaaactaccgcagctagttcgaggtcgtgagtaggataatttttctcgtacggcttcaattgtcttgatGCATATGCGATTACTCTTCCTTCTTGCATGAGTACGCATCCTAAACCCTCTTTTGATGCGTCACTATAAATGGTAAAGCTTTTGTCCTCAGTGGGTAGAACCAGTACTGGTGTAGATGCAAGCTTTTCCTTAAGCGTTTGGAAGCTCTTTTCACACTCCTCACTCcagttaaattttgagttcttTTGTGTGAGTTTTGTAAGTGGCGTAGCTATTGAAGAGAaaccttcaacaaattttcgatagtaacctgccaatCCTAGAAAACTTCGAATTTCAGTTACTGTATTAGGTCTCGGCCAGCCAGTGATTGCTTCCACCTTTTTAGGGTCCACAGATACtccttcttttgaaatgatataGCCTAAGAAAGTCACACTTtttagccagaattcgcatttcttgaatttCGCGTATAACTCTTTTTCTCTTAACATCTGAAGAGTCAGgtgaagatgttctttgtgATCCTCTTCACTTGGGGAATATACGAGAATGTCATCGATAAATACCACCACAAATTTGTCGAGAAATTGCTTGAATactctgttcatgagatccatgaaagctgctggagcatttgtcaatccaaatggcattaccgtaaactcataatgaccatatcttgttctgaaagctgtctttgGAACGTCTTCTGGTTTGACcttcagttgatgatatcctgtcCTCAAATCAAGCTTGGAAAATACTGTGGCTCCTTTAAGTTGatcgaaaagatcatctatCCTTGGAAGAGGATATCTgtttttgattgtgatcttgttgagttctctataatcgatacacaatcaAATACTTCCATcttttttctttacaaataagactggagctccccaaggagagACACTTGGTCTGATTTGTTTCTTGTCtaacaactcttgaagttgtTCTTTTAGTTCATTGAGttctgctggagccattcgaTAGGGTGCCTTTGATATTGGTGTAGCACCTGGTACCAAGTTAATCTCGAATTCTATCTCACGATCCGGAACCATTCCAGGTAACTCTTCGGGAAAGACATCCGAAAATTCTTGTACCACTGGAATATCTTCTATCTTGAGCTCGACTCCTTCTTTTACTTCATTTACCATTGCTAGATAGACTATTTCTCCAGACTTCATGGCTTTCCAGGTTTGAGATGCAGAAATGAGGGATTTACGTTTCTTAGCCTTGCCATGGTATGTGATTTCTTTTTGGCTTGGAGTTAGGAGTTTGATAATCTTACGCCGACAATCTACTATTGCATGACTCTTggataaccaatccattcccagaATAACGTCGAACTCCACCATGTTGACTTGAATCAATTCAGCGTTGAATGTGTGTTCATTGATATATACTATGCAGTTCCGATGTATCTTATGTGTTTCAATTGTTATACTGGTCGGAGTAGCAATTCTAAAAGGTTCAACAAGTATCTCTGGTATAAGTCCTAACTTCTTAGTGAATCTCTTAGAAATAAATGAATGAGTGGCACCACAGTCAAACAACACATAAGCtgaaattttattgattataatggtacctgccacgacatcgttTGCATCATCTGCCTCTTCTTGAGTTATGGCAAACATACGAGCATTGGTCTTATTCTCCTTTGGCTTGTTGGGGGTATCATTAGTGTTTGACCatgtcattttctttaatggtttagGACAATTAGCAATTCGGTGTCCCATCTTCCCACAATTGAAGCAAGCACCAGTGTTCCTTCGACATTCTCCAATGTGTCGGTAGTTGCATAATGGACACGGTTTTATGCTTGAGAATGTAGTAGTTGAATTGGAAGGAGTTCCCTTGAATGGTCCACTCGATTGGTTTGACCTTTTAACTGGTTGTTTACCTTGAAAAGATTGTCCAGAGAGAGGTCgtttatttttgttttcatCTTCTCGGCGTTTGATATCAGTCTCAGCTCTAATGGCTGCTCCCATTAAATCATCAAAACCTGTGGGTTGGTAAACTGCCAGAGCTGATTGGATACGACTGTTCAGACCACGTTTGAAACGATGCATCTTCAGAATATTATCTGTCATGATGGCAGGAGCATAGGTTCCAAGGGAGTTGAATTTAGAAGTGTACTCCACAACAGACATGTCCGGAGTTTGAgtaaaattctcgaattcactCAACAATTTTAATCTCAACTCTGCTGGATAATATTGTTTCAAGAATGCTTCTCGAAACCTTTGCCATGTGATTGGTCCGTCTTCTGTCATATTTGCTGAGATTGTCTCCCACCATTTGGCCGCCTTTTCTTCTAGGAATGGTGTCACCACAGTCACTTTTAGTTCATTTGGCACTTCAAGCAATTGGAGTTGTGTCTCAATATTCTTGAGCCAGCCTTGACCAACTTCTGGGTCAGGGTTGCAGTCAAACGTTGGGACTCGATTCCTCCGAAGAGATTCATAATGGTGTTTGATTCCAttcggtggtggaggtggtggtggctgaTTAGTGTTGGTATTTACATGGCTCATTTCTTGGATGGTTGTTGCCACAATGGTTGCTATGGCCATTAAATCTTCTCTGCTAAGGCCAACTCTTGCTGCTGGTGGTGAATctttgttgttattgttgttgCAATCATTGTTGTGATTGGCATATCGTGGGTTGCGGTTGCTACGATAGGGTCTCTCTGCCATTTCCTACACGCATGAGAATTTCTAAGAGGTTTGAATAATTATGTACaaaaatattgaagattaaCTCAAATATGAAATCAATCAAGGAATAGATCAAATAAACTTTTTATTGATTCCAATGAGAAGGAAAAGCAATACAAATCAAAGTTTTCAGAAGTGCAATGATAAGAAGTAAAAGAAAGGAAATAGATTATCAATCTTTATTACAAATAGTTACGACACTAAATACTCAATCATCTAAAACCTCGCCATCTCCTAGTACTTCATCTTCCGTATGTTCTTCTACCGGTTCTACTTCCGGCTCCAATGCCATAATGATGGCATCCTCAATATGATGAACATAATTCTGTAATTGTTCATTTTGCATAGTCAAATTGTGCACTGAATTATGTAGTTCTTGAATGGTTGCCTCATCTTGCTGACGACGTTGATTTTCCATCAGTATACTTTGTTGAATTTGAGACTGGAGTGCTTGGGATTCTTCTAGCATTTGTTGGTGTTCTTTGTTCAATTCAAGGACTATTGTTTGGAAAGCCTCTAGTTTATTTTTGGTCATTTCGTGATTTTTCTCTTCTGAGTTGAGATAGTAAGCAAACCTTTGTATGTCAGCCTGAAAATGGTCTTTGATCTCTTCTAACTCTtgtttttcctttttcaagtTTTCATATGCCAAATCTTTGGCCAACAATTGCTCTTGGTGTTTTTGTTGCTCTTCATAAAGTTGAGCTCTAAGATTTTCCATCGCAATCTCGTGGTTACTAAGAGCGAGTTCACGCATACGTTTGGGTATTTCAGCACGAGTACGGGAAGCCATTTCCTGAAATAAAACCAATGGAAAGGCTTAGAACAAGGAGTTTATGATATTCACGATTATTACCAAAAACGGCAAAACGTGATTTAGGACGCTTCAACAATAGAATTTTGTGATTTTCAGATGTCACGATAAGAATAGTGagtattgttcattggtagGAAGTCGCTAGGGTCTTGCCAAAAAATGACTTTGTCAAATTTCCTATGGCAATTTCCCagccggattatgaacctggagggctctgataccacttaaatgtcacgtccCGATACCAGGGTGAGTTGACATCCGGCGTTGTTTTACGATTATTCAATCGTAaatcaacaagcctcgtagtacagtgtacaaccaaaccagtctttttcataaaacatacattgtctttacaacataATCAACTTAATAAATGAGTGCGGAAGCGAACAAcgtagaaataaaagatagtCAAATTCCAAAGTATGTCGTGATCAACTGAAACCTTGTTACCATCCCCAGAAATGCATttgctcttcttcttcaacttgtttttcattcttatctggAAGTGAGATGTgtaagggtgagtattttgtgaaatactcagcaagtgggggccgatcgatcacaataacacaaggatatacatatatagattTTTAACAATTCTAAATTTTCCGTGTCTCAACAAACGTCGGAACAATAAAATGATAGATACGAcataacttatatatatttaagtaaatattaaatgaatttCATGTCACAATAATTATTCATAACAAAATCAAGACATAATATTAACAATGAGCAAACATAACTTAGCATATGCATATAGACATAAATTATTCGTATTGCACTGTTATTTCATCTTATTATCCATGGtgttactgatcagtcccctatatgtaattcctctaaggggtgaggccatatATCGGTTATTATTACCCACCGTATCAGGGCCATAAACTTGTCATATCTTATCATGTTGTaggaaaattttcctttttaccatttctaacttgaatcataacagtgcctttaaacataattcttagaatacaccaaatTGGTGTTTAAGAACATATATTAGAATATAACATGAAATGAAGACAACATAACTTTTTAAACGAAAAGAACATGCACTTGAAATTGATTTAAACATGCTTAATAATTTATCAAAACGAAatattcatatatcaaatcgaaggaatatatcatgtcgatcgaattttcgaaaacatacttaaatactttaaaacataagcccacttaccgaaAGGTGTTCCAAAATTACGGAAGAAACAAGCTGGAATTTATCGTCCGAAAATCTGTAAATTAGCTAAACTCGTTTGGAATCCGAGCAGTTTTCTTGCCGAAGGGTTTTACAAAATGTGACCGTATGGATGAGgctgaaattttgatatgatgttTAAAACATATGAAAGTGTAATATGAACGGTGGAGATTAGATTTGAATAAACCGTTGGACCTGAAAGTTTCTCTCGAAAATGAACAGAATTTCTAGCTCAAAAATATCACTCAAGAAAATGTTGATGGTGTTCAAGCTTCAAGCTTGCTCTAGATTGAGAGGTTTATGGTGTGTCTTCCCTCATTCTCAACACATCTATTTATAGGTAAGATTGGAGAATAATTCTTATAATTTAAtgcatgctttaaaatattttaattattatagtcAAGAATTTGGGCACaattgtttttaaatgttttgaactcttgtttttcaatgttttgaactcatgatttttcaatgttttgaactCTTGTTTTTCAATATTTTGAGCTCATGTTTGTCAATGTTTTGAACTCCATAATGGCtaataaatataatactaatactaataattaataataataacaaaaaatCATATTCTTACAGAAAATCACATTTTTGGTCATTAGTGTgcacttttttatttttagtctAATTGTGAATTTGCAATTAATCATATAACTTATAATGTGATTAAATCCATATATCACAACAAGCCAGGAATTCATGTCGAATTATCAGAAAATATGAATAACAGTAAATACGTACCAGAATCCATTGATTGATCTAACGTCAGAGTTATGGATCTTCCAATACAACAGAGAATCGACCCCCTTATTCTTGCCTTTGATGGGAGAAGGAGAGAGATCTAGAATACGTGTGCCGTATGTATTTTGTGTTATATTATCTGTACCTCGGGGACCATAACCTTATATAACCTTAGCAGTCTTCAACCCATCATAGAAGACCTAATTGGGCTGGGTTTCTGCACATAAGGTGGACCAtaccaatttatttaatactttGGAAACCCATAATTAATTAGATCACTTTATTGGGTCCTTTATTAGATAGCTTGTCCatgtaaaattaattaaattatgtgagcccacaaaataattccaacaatctcccacttgggcCACATAAGTTATCCGGATATTGTACATGCAAAAACTGGATTGAGCTCTTGCTATCTAAACCAAAATATTCCTTAACAATCTGGTCTATCGATTATACCAATATCGAACCAAAGCAGTCATCGCTACATTTAAAATCACTAGACCCATCAATGATCACAATATTagcataatcaataacatagaTCAAGTATGGATGTGTAGCATGGAAATACATAAATGTGATCTCAGAATAAAACCTGCATTTCCAACTGGTCCTCCTAATGACTCAAAGAGTCCAATAACAAACTTTCAACCAAATGCTAAACCGCATGAAAAGTCATCACTTTATTTCAGAGTAATTCAATTAAACCTTAGTCTGTACAGAAACTTAAATCATGTCAACCGagtcaatactcaaatcaaatacaAACTCCCACTGAACAGGCATATCAACTATATGGACAACACCAATGCGTGTCACATGCCTATAAACATCTTGGGTGGCCAACCCATGACAAATGCATCCGCAATTATAGAGTTTGCAATAACATGCTCAATTGACACATAACCACTCCGAATTATTTACTTCCAACTGAAAACTTCATATCAATATATTTTGACTTTGACAAGTTTCAGTTGTTCTTTAAGTATAATATAGTGGCTTTATTATCACAATTGATCCTCAATGGTTTCTTAGACCAATGATCATTACCGGTGATAAAATTCCGCAACTTTATTCGGACTTCCAAATATCCAACTATTTCCAAATGTCAGATTTCCGATGTGTGAGCATAAAATCTTTAGTTCACTTTATGTACCGTATAACCCGATTAATAATACAATTTCAGGTTTCTTAAATATCTGCCCAACATTCTAATGATGTTCACAATATCTAAACAATGTTCTCTATAAATCCGAATGAGATTACCACAAGATAAAATTTGTACCaccatatatatacatataaacatCAATATATTCTTCTCAATGTTGACTTTCCAATTTACTCACTCCCACTAAAGTCAACATACGAAATTAATTtgcatttaatttcaaaatttcatgCATTCATAATGTCAATTACATTTATATTGATGTTCAATTTATCAAGCTTATCAATCAAAGAACTCATACCAAACATATTTGAATTTCGAAAAAACGAAAATACCACATAGATAAAGGAAAAACTTGATTTGTctaaactaaaatcaaatttcgtTTTTCAAATTCAAGtatcagaaaataaaaaaactcaATTCCTAAATaaagcttttaaaaaaaaaaaacaccaacAATCTTATTGTCATTTTTTATAAGATGTATCTTTCACCATCAGTTGGCAACCGGCTCCTTAGGCAACCCTTTCTTTGCACGCCAATTGGCGTATTTGGGACATTCCTTCTTCACATGCCCATCAGTCTTTTTGCAAAAGAAACAAGTGATCACTTTATCTTGTTTCTGTTGCTCCATATGATGTGAAGTCCCAGAGTTTACTTCCTTATTGCTCCATTTCCTTTTCTTATTGATGCAATTACCTTGATAGTTAGATGTCAAGTGAGCACTTTCAATCATAACTTGTTTCAATCTCTCCTCCTCCTGAACGCACTGCGCAATAAGCTCATTCAAAGTCCACTTTTCCTTCTGGGTATTATAACTTATtttgaattgattaaattgcGCAGGCAGAGAGATCAAGACTAAATGCACGACTATGTCTTCCGACAATTCCAACTTGAATGCTTTTAGTCGAGTCACAAGATTTGACATTTCCATTATGTACTCTCTTATGTTCCCTTTCTCTTTGTACCGCATTGAGAAAAGTTTATTCAGAATAGTACTTGTCTCGACCTTTTCGTTTGCAGCGAAACGATCTGCTATTTGAGTAAGAAACTTTTTGGCATCATTTTCTTCAGGAATTGCACCCCTTATAGTATCTGGAATGGAGTGTTTCATAATCATCAGACTCATGCGATTTGATCGCTCCCACTTTTCCAAAGAACCTTTTTGATCAGCAGTTCCTGAACTGGTCAAAAGTGCGGGGCGATCTTCCCTTAGCGCATAGTCTAAATCCATGCAGCCGAGCACTATCATAACATGCTCTTTCCATTTCTTGAAATTTGAGCCATTAAGTACTGGAATGTTGTTCAGATTGGCAGATATAGAAGATGCTATAACAAAATAGAACAAAAAACTCACAATAAAATATAGTACAtgcatatatttaaattaaataaatcagaAAATATAAGCATGCTGGTGGTGGGCCCATAAAAAAAAAGTACCTAGCATAACATTGATATTTAGTCTTtgaacaaaaataacaatttataaGTGGTACACTCAAAAATCATGGTTATTAAATATTGATAATAAATCCGGCCAACAATATGCCTTCCTTTGGACCGGCCATTGCATGCATGGATAAATCCAAAATTATCACATATTTAGCACCACATATTGTGCTAAAATTTGGCCAGAAAATGATCTTCCTTTGGGCCGATTATTTTCCGCATAAATTTAACACAATTCAATATTATATAATGTGTCTACAATCTGGCaagaaaataatcttcctttggGCTGATTAATTTCTGCGTAGTTTTGACACGCTTTAAGATCACATAATTATGTGCTTATAATCTGGCCAAAAAATAACCTTCCTTTGGGCCGATTATTTTCTGCATAGATATAacacaatttatttatttattatttttataaagtcTGCAATCTGGCCAAAAAATATTCTTCCTTTGGGCCGGCTATTTTTCGCATAGATATAAATGCACTTGAAAAAGATATATTGAATCTAAAATCTGGCCAGAAAATAATCTTTCTTTAAGCCGATTAATTTCCGCATAGATCTAGATATACTTTAAAATCATCTATTGTGTTTGAAATTTGGCcaaaaaataatcttccttttgGCCGACTATTTTTCGCATAAATTGAAACACAATTTATTTTCAACTTGAACAATATCTACATATCTCAAAAAATCACTTTATTaacatgaaatttaaatttaaccAAATTTGAGATACAAGATATTAATTTTACTTTGACTGGGCCAAATAAAGCATGAAGACTAAATttgcaagaaataaaatatttgcacCTCATAATTATTCATGCACAAATATTTTATCGAAATAAACAAAAGCgataaaataatgaataatcccatattatttttatttcatgcaattaaatctTGAAATGGTCGAATTTAATTTTCACAAATCAGAATCGCGGAAgtcaaaatttaataaaagaTTAAAATTCTGGATTTCAAGACTTGGACAACCAAACAAGGCCTTAAattcaaccaaaaaaaaaaattcccaaattcgaaaaaccctaaccctaacgTAAAAAACGCGCCGCCACTATATCCGGCCATATCAGTCGGCGGCGACCATGACCCATAATCTTCTTACAATGGTCGACCACTACCCTACCATCTTCGGTCCTTATTAGGCGAGAAATCGGCCGGAATATGgccagataaaaaaaattatcgcAGATCGCGATTCATGATGAAATCTCGACGAAATTCGATGGATACAGAAACGTTTACGGCTAATTGATGGAGGGTTATGGAGCGAAAAAGTGTGAAGAACAAAACACCTAAAGAGTCGGCGCCGGAAAGTTGTCGGAGAACGGTCGATTTCGCCAAAATCCGGCGACCCATACCCAAAAGCGAAAAACGGATttcgaatttttatttttattttttttaaaattcgaaaattaaTCTGAATTTTGGATgtaaaaaatcgaaaattctaGATCCAAAAAGCATGAATTTATTCACATTCaaattcagaaaattttaagaaaaatcaGATCTGAATCAAAAAATTTATAGACTAGAAAATTGCATCAGATCTGGGAATAAAACATAATTTTCTGTTTCGatccataaataaaaaaattctcatAATTCAACATGAacgtggctctgataccacttgttggagaTTCAATAATATTAAATCTATAAAATAATGTGATTAAATCCATATATCACAACAAGCCAGGAATTCATGTCGAATTATCAGAAAATATGAATAACAGTAAATACGTACCAGAATCCATTGATTGATCTAACGTCAGAGTTATGGATCTTCCAAGACAACAGAGAATCGACCACCTTATTCTTGCCTTTGATGGGAGAAGGAGAGAGATGTAGAATACGTGTGCCGTATGTATTCTGTGTTATATTCTCTGTGCCTCGGGGACCATAACCTTATATAACCTTAGCAGTCTTCAACCCATCATAGAAGACCTAATTGGGCTGGGTTTCTATACATAAGGTGGACCAtaccaatttatttaatactttGGAAACCCATAATTAATTAGATCACTTTATTGGGTCTTTTATTAGATAGCTTGTCCAtgtacaattaattaaattatgtgagCCCACAAAATAATTCCAACAATAAAATATACTGATCTTTAACATACACAATAAGTTGGAAAAACCTCCGCAGCGAATCATGACTATCACTCACAACCCCAAATTCTTCTTTGATAATTTTTGGGAAAATTCTTATGGATTTTATGTAACTCGGGAAAATTaagtaatttattatttaaaagaaaaaatttatttgacatCGTCCTAGCTAGCCTCATGTATAACCACGCGATACATAGATTCCCCATCGACGTCCCAAACATTCATACTTAGACATGAAGCTGATAAATATACCCATGGGACAGTGCCGGATCCGGGGGTAGGCGCCTACTCAGGTTCTCTCCACCCTTGTGGGATTTccatttttttaatcttttattattattattattttattttgatattttcatt
This genomic interval from Primulina eburnea isolate SZY01 chromosome 16, ASM2296580v1, whole genome shotgun sequence contains the following:
- the LOC140817372 gene encoding uncharacterized mitochondrial protein AtMg00860-like produces the protein MDLMNRVFKQFLDKFVVVFIDDILVYSPSEEDHKEHLHLTLQMLREKELYAKFKKCEFWLKSVTFLGYIISKEGVSVDPKKVEAITGWPRPNTVTEIRSFLGLAGYYRKFVEGFSSIATPLTKLTQKNSKFNWSEECEKSFQTLKEKLASTPVLVLPTEDKSFTIYSDASKEGLGCVLMQEGRRRWIELLKDYDLTISYHPGKANKVADALSRKNMGKVILASLSAQPCFQETIKLRQNQDPILTKLKEQVKEKKSQDLYIDEK
- the LOC140817374 gene encoding uncharacterized protein encodes the protein MAERPYRSNRNPRYANHNNDCNNNNNKDSPPAARVGLSREDLMAIATIVATTIQEMSHVNTNTNQPPPPPPPNGIKHHYESLRRNRVPTFDCNPDPEVGQGWLKNIETQLQLLEVPNELKVTVVTPFLEEKAAKWWETISANMTEDGPITWQRFREAFLKQYYPAELRLKLLSEFENFTQTPDMSVVEYTSKFNSLGTYAPAIMTDNILKMHRFKRGLNSRIQSALAVYQPTGFDDLMGAAIRAETDIKRREDENKNKRPLSGQSFQGKQPVKRSNQSSGPFKGTPSNSTTTFSSIKPCPLCNYRHIGECRRNTGACFNCGKMGHRIANCPKPLKKMTWSNTNDTPNKPKENKTNARMFAITQEEADDANDVVAGTIIINKISAYVLFDCGATHSFISKRFTKKLGLIPEILVEPFRIATPTSITIETHKIHRNCIVYINEHTFNAELIQVNMVEFDVILGMDWLSKSHAIVDCRRKIIKLLTPSQKEITYHGKAKKRKSLISASQTWKAMKSGEIVYLAMVNEVKEGVELKIEDIPVVQEFSDVFPEELPGMVPDREIEFEINLVPGATPISKAPYRMAPAELNELKEQLQELLDKKQIRPSVSPWGAPVLFVKKKDGSI